The Pandoraea oxalativorans DNA segment CCGGGGCACGCTGCGGGCGTGATGAACGTCATCTTCGCATGGCGACGTTCCCGGACCATGTCACCGGGTGATTTCTCGTGCGTTTAGTGGGTGCGGGCGGGGGCGAACGAAAACCCGGACTACCTCTGGAGGTAGTTCATGGGTATTGTCAGATTGTGTGGTTGGGGGAGGATAGATTGCGACATGAAAAAATCCTCAGTTCGCCCCCAGCACTCGATCGACGCGCCGATCTCGTTCAAAGGCTACCGATTTCCGCCCGACATTATTAGCTATGCGGTGTGGTTATATTACTGTTTCCCGCTGAGTCTGCGCATGGTCGAGGAAATGTTGGCCGCCCGGGGGGATTGATGACCCACGAGACGGTACGATGCTGGGCGATGAAGTTCGGCCTGGCCATCGCCGGGCGCATCCGAGCGATGCGATCCTCATCCCCGGGACGGGGCGAAAAGTGGCACCTTGACGAGGTGGTCGTGATGATCCACGGCAAAAAGCACTAGCTGTGGCGGGCGGTCGACGAGCACGGCGCCCTGCTTGAGGTGCTGGTGCAAAGCCGTCGCGACACGGCCGCCGCCAACCGGCTCATGCGCAAGTTGCTCAAGCGTTTCGGTCGCCCGCGCGTGATCGTCACGGACAAACTACGCAGCTACGCGGCGGCCAACCGCAAGCTCGGGCTAAGCGTTCAGCACCGCCAGTATAAAGGTTTGAACAACCGGGCGGAGAATTCGCATCAGCCTACGCGGGTGCGGGAGAAGGTGATGCGCCGCTTTAAGTTGGCACGCCAATTGCAGCGCTTCGCCTCCGTCCATGGTCAGGTGGGCTGCTGCCGAATCGGTGGACACTGACCTAAGCTTCTTGCGCTTTTTCGAACGCTATCGGGCTGACGTAGCCGAGCGTCGAATGTCGGCGCGTCGGGTTGTAGAACCGCTCGATATAGTCGAACACATCGGCACGCGCCTGCTCTCGGGACAGATACACTTTACGAGCCGTGCGCTCAGTCTTCAATGAACTGAAGAAGCTCTCCATCGCGGAGTTGTCCCATACCTCGCCGGCACGGCTCATGCTGCACGTGATGCCTTGCTCCCTGAGCAGCGCCTGGAAGTGTTCGCTCGTATATTGGCTGCCCCTGACGCCCTTCTAAAGGTCAAGAGGTAAATTGGGTCTGCGCGATCTGGCGGTAACGTTGCCGGATGGCGTAGAAGACCTCTCGTGCGATATAGCGCTTGAGGCATCGAATCGCTTCAAGCTTTGAGTGGCCCTCGCTGACGCGTTTGGCGACATAGGCTTTTGTGCGATCGTCGGTTCGCAATCGACCGATGGCGATAATGTGCAGGGCGCTGTTGGCCGCGCGATCTCCACCGCGATTCAGTCGATGTCGTGTCACCTTGCCAGAAGACGCCGGGACGGGACTCACTCCACAGAGGGCGGCGAAGCTGGCCTCTGACTGAAGCCGGTCGCTGTTGTCGCCAGCGGTCAGTAGCAGTTGCGAAGCGGACTCATAGCCAATTGAATACCGGGAGACCAGATCGGGGGCGAGTTCATCGACCAGAGCCGCGATCATGACATCGAGGTCGGCGATCTCGTCGTGCAACTCGAGATACCGACGCCCCAGTGATTTTAATGCAATCCGGTTGGCAGAGATCAGGCTCCGATAGTCAGACAGATCGGGACGCCACGCGGCCAATGTTCGAATAAGCTGCATCCGTGTCATCTTGCGCAGCGATTCGCGTAACTCGTCAGGCGCGCTGATGATGGTACTGTGAATTAGTTGCAATGCAACGCGCCTCGCGGAGATGGCGGTCTTCCGGCAGACTTTCAGAACGCGCAGCGATTCAATCATGCCGTCGCGTGTCTTGGGCGTGACTGTACGCACACCAGCAAAGGCAGCATGCGCCGCGTTGCAAGCGTCCAGCGTGTCGTCCTTGCCGCGTTTGCGCCGGTCGCTCCTGTCGGGTGCCGTGACCTCAAGCACCGTTACGTGGGCCAGTTGAAGGTAGCGAAGCAAGCCCGCTCCGTAGGAGCCGGTGCATTCGACGCCAACCCGGGCAAGCTCTCCGAATGAGCGCATCCAGAGCAGCATCTGTTTGTAGCCATGCCGCGTGGTAGGGAAGCATTCACTGCCGAGCAGACGATCGTGTTCGTCAACGACAGCTGCAACATGCACGTCCTTATGGGTATCCACGCCGCCCACAACGTTGCGATATCCAGAAATAGCCGGTTCTTCTTTCATGAGCCTTGCTCCGGTTGCCGATGAGATTGAGGCGATTTCACCGGCATCGAGTACCTGGACAAGACAGTAAAGCGACAGAGCGTCAGGCCCTTCTTGAGTCACACGTATCGACGAGGCGAAACCTCGCCGCTCGGCGGTTCCGGACGATCGACAGGTCAGGGGAAAGACACTACGTCGATCGGAATGTGGGTCAGGTCGCCCGGAACGCTTTACGGCACCAAAAGTCGCCGGACAGCCCTCATTGAAAGCCGCGAGAAGCCCGGAAACATCTGATACCCGTATTCTTACTATCCGAATGGTGCAGTAAGGCCACGGGCTTGCCGCGTCGCCAAACCGCCATCATGAGCGCATCGGCGACGAGTTGCGAGCTCATGCTTTGCTGCATGGACCAGCCGACGATACGTCGCGAGTACAAGTCCAGCACGGCCGCAGCGTACAGCCAGCCTTCTGCCGTCCAAATGTACGTGAAGTCGGCTACCCATTTCTGGTTCGGCGCATCCGCCTGGAATTGTCGGTCAAGCACGTTCGCGGCGACCGCGCCACGTTGAGCGCGGTCCTTTGGCAAGCCACGGCGCCTTGGTCTCGCACGCAGAGCCTGCTCGCGCATCAGCCGCTCGACGCGATGTAGGCCGCAGCGTAAGCCGAGTGCGAGCACATCGTGCCATACCCGTCTGGCGCCATAGGTGCGGTCACTGCTAAGGAAGCTCTGGCGCACCTGGACACTCAGGACTTCGTCGGTCCGATGCCGCTCGCATGGCGGGCGAACCAACCACGCATAGAAGCCGCTTCGCGAGACACCGAGCGCCTCGCACATCATCCCCACCGGCCAGATTCCTCGGTGCTTCGCCATAAAGCCGAACTTCACGTCGACTCCCGCGCGAAGTAGGCCGCCGCTTTTTTCAGCAGGTCGCGCTCCATCTTGAGCTTCGCGTTCTCCTTGCGCAGTCGCTCAATCTCGGCCCGCTCCGACGTCATCACGCCCTGCCCAGGGAAAGCGCGCTGAGGGTCGACCGCAGCATCTCGCATCCACTTACGCAGGACGTTCTCATGCACGTCGAGCTCGCGCGCCGCCTGCGCGACCGCTACGCCGCGCTCCTTGACCAACTTGACCGCCTCGAGCTTGAACTCGCGACTGAACACTCTTCTCGTTCCCAACTGCCATCTCCGGTTTCACCTTCACACTTTAACAAGGTGTCCACCGGAACGGCAGCAGCCCAAGGTGTCGAACCTGTTCATGGGGTGCCTGACTGGCGTCAATTAGATCTGCCGGTAACGACAATTAGAATTGCCGCCATGGTCGTCATCGGATCCTTAAAAATGCGCTCCCATTCCGAGAACACCAGGTTGGTGGTGATCACCACGCTGCGGCGCTCGTAGCGCGCCGATCGCTTCAATCAGGTGAGGCAGGGAGCGCCCGAGCCGATCCAACCGCCGCACGGTCAGCACGTCGCCCTCGCGCAAGTGGGCGAGTGCAGCAGCCAAGCCGAGACGCTCAGCCTTAGCCCCGGAAGCCATGTCCTCGAAAACGCGCTCGCAGCCCGCCTTGCGTAACGCATCCGCCTGCAAGGCCGTGTCCTGCTCTGCCGTCGATACCCGAGCATAGCCGATCAATGCCATTTACCGCCCTGTCCGTCATTGCGTCCGTCTATCTCAGTGTCCGGAAACCCGCCGGACGAGCCTTTGCCGGACATTGTCCGGGTTGACCGACTAACGATCATTTGACGGACATTGGAGGAAGCGCTAGATTATCACTTGGTATCACCAAGTGATAGGAGAGCCGAAATGGCAACATCGCTCAAAATCGACGATTCGCTGAAAGGTCGCGTCCACCAGCTCGCTACCCAGCGCCGTCGCTCACCCCACTGGATCATGCTGGAGGCCATCCAGCAGTACGTCGAGCGTGAGGAAGCCCGCGAGAGCTTCAAGCAGGAAGCCTTGGCATCGTGGGCGGCTTATCAGGAAACCGGTCGGCACCTGACAGGCCAAGAGGTTCGCACCTGGTTAAACACCTGGGGCACGGAACATGAAACGACGGTGCCTGAGTGCCGCAAGTAATCGTCACCGAGGGTGCGGCGCAGGGCTTGGAGCGATGTCGCCGCTTCCTTGCCGTTAAGGCCCCAGATGCTGCCAAGCGCGCAGGTCAGGCCATCGAGCGGCAATTCCTGCTGCTGGAAACAGCTCCTGACATTGGTCGTCCATTCCCCGAAATGCCGGAGCTGCGCGAACTTGTGATTGCCTTCGGCGATTCCGGCTATGTCGCCGCGTACCGCCACGAAGCGGCTGCCGATGCGGTCTACATCCTAGCATTCCGACACCAGAAAGATGCGGGTTACTGATCGGCAGCCCACGATGCTCGTGCGTTTCTCAGGCCTGTGTTAAAAACGCTGTTTAAATAAGCAGTGTGACACCCCCTCCTTGGCTGCGACTGCTCTGCGACCGCGCAAGGCTATGTCGGGCCTCGATGGCGCTATGCCCGTGCTGCTCATGCCACGCTGGCTTCATCGAGCGCCCCCGCCGACGCCGTGGCCGCGGGGCCTGTCATTAATTTCGTGTTTGAGGCATAACATGTCGCCAAGGAGTGACTATGCCTCGCAAACCGAAGACCCCGCCGGTAGAGCTACCGGCAATTCCCGCTGAATTGCTTGAACAATTCGGTAACGGCCCGATGACGGCCGAAGCCATCCACGCCGCGACGCTTGCGCTCAAGAAGGCGCTCATAGAACGCGCGCTGGGGGGCGAGCTCAATCACCATCTCGGCTACGCGCCTGGCGCGGCCAAACCGGCCAGCGTGACCAATCAGCGCAATGGCAAAGGCGCCAAGACGGTTCTGACTGAAGGCGGCCCGATTCGCATCGGGGTGCCCCGCGACCGTGATGGCAGCTTCGAACCACTGTTGATCCCCAAACACGAACGACGCTTTACAGGCTTCGACGACAAGATAGTCGCCATGTACGCCCGGGGTATGACCGTGCGCGAGATTCAGGGCTTTGTTCTGGAGCAGTACGGCACCGAGGTCTCGCCCGAGTTCATCAGCTCAGTCACTGACGAAGTGATGGCTGAAGTCACGGCGTGGCAGGCTCGGCCACTTGAGCCGATGTATCCGGTCGTGTTCTTCGACGCGCTGCGCGTGAAGATCCGCGAGGATGCCGTCGTGCGTAACAAGGCCATTTATCTCGCGCTGGGCATTCTGCCCGACGGCACGCGCGACATCCTGGGCCTGTGGATCGAGAACACCGAGGGGGCCAAGTTCTGGATGAAAGTGTTCAACGATCTGAAAACGCGCGGCGTGGGCGACATCCTGATTGCTGTGACTGACGGCCTCAAAGGCATGCCCGAGGCGTTAGCCGCGGTGTTTCCAGCGACGACGTTGCAAACGTGCATCGTCCACCTGATCCGCAACAGTTTGGATTACGCGAGCTGGAAGGATCGTAAGGGGCTGGCCGCCGCAATCAAGCCGATCTATACGGCACCAAGCGCCGAGGCGGCTCTGGCCGAATTGGACGCATTTTCCCAAGGGCCGTGGGGCCAGAAATTCCCGCCGGTCAGTGCCGCGTGGCGCAATGCCTGGGATCGTGTCATTCCGTTCTTCGCGTTCCCGCCCGCTGTGCGCCGGGTGATCTACACAACGAACGCTATTGAGAACATCAACTCGCAGCTTCGCAAGATCATCAAGACCCGAGGCCATTTCCCAACCGATGATGCGGCAACAAAGCTGATCTGGCTGGCGCTGCGTAACATCACCGCAGATTGGGGCCGCGCCGCTCAAGATTGGAAGACAGCTATGAACCAATTCGCTATCCTTTACGAGGATCGTTTCGTCCGGCCATCCGTGTAAACCTCAACCCCGCCTTGAACACGGAATTTCTGACACCCCCTGGCCGCGATGCCCTCTGGCGCGGCGTAAGGCCGAGAGCCGAGGAACTGGTTCTTAATCGAGTAGAACTCCACCATCAGGTCGGCGCCCCAGTCTCGCTCCTAGTCGAGACTGGACAGGTTACGCATCAAATATTCATTGAACATCGGCACTGTAAATGCGATGTCGCCATGTGATGGACTGTAGATCATGCCTTTGCTGATGATCTGTGCACGGCGTGGTCCAAGGCTCTGCGGGGTTTCACCAAGCGCGTCTGCCACATCGGAGGAACGGTAAGGGCCCTCACCCAATTGCGCCATAGCGATCACATACTCGCGCTCTTTCGGGGTTAGCCGATCAAACCGGACCTTAAAAAAACCTTCGTCCAGGCGCTTGAGCGTCGTCGTCTCGGCCTGCCTCGCGTCGTCGATGGTAATGCGCTCGCCCCCCGCAAGATTCCAAGACTGGTGGCCCCACTCCTGCAGAAAATACGGGTAGCCTTTAGTTTTGAGGAAGATTTCACTCAGCGCATCCTCGTCAATGTCGGCCCCCTCGTCGTTCACGGGCTGCCGGATCGCATCCTTCGCATCGCGCTCGGGTAAAGCGCCCACTTCCGGGTACAGAAACAGCCGTTCCGCGTACGATTTGGCTTCCCCCGATAACGCCGCGACTTGAGGCAAGCCGGCGCCGAAGAACAACACGGGCAGCCCCGCTTGGTTGGTTTTGTGCAATGAAACAATGAGGGCCGCAAGATCCCGCTCGTTAAGGTATTGGACTTCGTCAATGAGCAGGGTCCACGCTTTACCCACCGCTTTCGCCGCCGCGCCGATCCGCACGAACAGCTCGGGGAGGTCATTTTCGAGTGCTCCGCTGTCGGCTACCCCCGCCTCAGGTTCGACCGCTATGGAAAGATCTCCGTATTGGAGCTTGAAGGCGGAGGCAAAGGATCGCAGCGCCCGCAGCGCCTCGTGCGCTTTCGCCTTCCCGTTGGCGACGACCGACAACTTGCGCAATACCTGATGCATGCGGGGTAACAATTGTTCACCCAGCGATTTATTCTCCGGTGCCTCAATCATAGACGTGATATGGCCCCGCTCTGTCGCAAGTTTCTCGACCGCATTGAGCAGCACGGTTTTGCCCACACCCCGCAAGCCCAAAAACATTTGCGAACGGCCTGGCTTATCCAGCAGCACGCGTTCGATGGCGATGCGCGCGTCCTCGATGATGGTTTTCCGGCCAGCGAGTTCGGGGGGCTGACTGCCGGCCCCCGGCGAGAAAGGGTTTCGAACAGGATCCATGAACGACGTTTTCTATAAAGATATAGCAAAGTATAACTTCACTTTGATATACATCGCTATATTTTCCTAGTTTTACGTAGAGTTCGCTCAACACCTTTGGCCGGATCCGCGCTGGCAGGACCCGCTCGCGCGACCGCCGCCGCCCTCTTCGTTTCACTCACCCGCCCTTCCACTGGCCCAAGGGTCGTGACCGCTTGTCCCCTCGTGTTGCGTAAACCACGACCCAATCATCACTTTTCCAAGGATTTTTCTAAAACGTGATGAACTGCGCTAAGTAAACCTTTAGTTTTCCTTGTTTACCCGGTATGATGCCGGAAAATCGTCGCGTCATCAGTCATACGTTGAAATACGCGAAATGTGATGAAACTTTGAAACGGTGAAACTGCATGGTCTTGAAGGAACCCACCCGCCGTCGTCGCCGGATCGACCTGGCACAGTTGGTCGCCATTGCCGACCGTGCAGAGGCTGCCCTCGCGCAACTACGAGACGACCTCGTGGAACCATTCCCGCGCAAAGTCGCGCCGATGGTCACCGGTTCCCGCCTTGCCAAGATTTGCAAGATCGATCGTACCCGGGTTCAGTACCTTTGCACGCGCGGCAACACCAACGGCGAATACCCTGTCGGCCATGTGGTGGGAAACAACCGTAGCCGTGAGTTTTCGCTTGCGGACGCCCAGCAGTTCCTTCGCCTCGTCGGTACGTATATGCGACGCCCCGAAGGGGTGCCAGGCGTTGCCATCGCCGTGGGCAATTTCAAGGGCGGCGTGGGCAAAACGACCACGGCGGTGGGCATCGCGCAGGGGCTCACGCTGCGCGGACACCGCGTGCTTCTTGTCGATCTCGATCCGCAGGCGTCGAGTACCACGTTGATGGGTTATGTGCCAACGGCCGAGGTCACCGAAGAGATGACCGTCATGCCATTTGTGTACGGCGATAAGCCGGATTTGAGCGAATCCATCATCCCGTCATATTGGAATAATCTCGACCTCTTGCTGGCCAGTCCCAGCCTGTTCGGGGCGGACTATTTTCTCCCGAGTAAGCAGTCGAAACATCCGGACTTTGAGTACTGGTCAGTGCTCGAGGGGGCCATGCCGGCACTTCGTGCTCAGTACGACGTGATCGTATTTGACACCCCCCCGTCTCTGGCGTATCTAGCGACAAATTGTTTTTTGTCCGCCGACGGGATCGTTGTCCCGCTCCCCCCTGAGACGCTGGATTACGCGTCGAGCGTGGCGTTTTTCCGCCAGTTCGCGGACCTTTTCCAGAGTTTGGCAAGCGAGCGGGACGTCAAAAAGACGTTCGGTTTCATTAAGATTTTTCTCTCCAAGGTGCGAAAAGATATTCCCTCCACCAATATTGTCAGCGCGTGGATTCAGGAGACGTACCCCGAACTCCTCGGGCGCACCGAGCTGTTCGAAAGCAACGTCGTAAAGAAAGCAATGGCTGAGTTCAAGACGCTTTACGACTTGGAGTCCCGTACCTACGAGGGGGGCGCCGCACTGTTCAACCGTACGGTGGATGCGTTTGACAGTATGGTCGATGAAATCGAAGAACAGATCGAAGACATCTGGACTGAGGCTCTACAGAGTCAAGTTTTCCGTCTCGAGTCGGAGTAAGTCATGGCAAGCAAATTTGAAGAGCGCATGCGCGCGAAAACGAGCGGCTCGGTGCAAAAGGCACAAACCACCGTGGCCGATCGCCGCGAGACGCCCGTGAACCGACCGCTTGCAACAATGCCGGCGCAATTGGGCGCGTTCCGGCTCGAAGCGCAGGAGTACCAACGCAAAATTGCCGCGCTGGAGGCGGAACTCGAACAGGCCACGCGGGATGGCAACAGCGGAATAGATATCCCCTTAAACAAGCTTCATGAGGTCCCCGGCCGCCGTCGGTACATGAGTGCGCAGGATTATCGGGATTTACGTGAAAACCTGCGTGTCAACGAGCTAAACCAGCCGATCGTGGTCGATATTCGTGCGGACGGCGAGTTTGAGCTCGTGTCCGGCCATCACCGCTCCGATGCTTATCGAGAACTGGAGCGCCCCACGATTCGTGGGGTACTGCGCAAGAACACCATCGAAAATCCCACGGTCGCGGCGTTTTATGCGAACTTGTTTCAGGCCCCGCTCACCGACTTTGAAAAATATTTGGGCTTTACCGAACTCCAAAACCAATTTCCTGGGATTACGCAGGCGCAGATTGCTGAACGTTCGGGCAAGCCCGAATCGACCATTTCCTATCTCATGGCGTTTCGCGATCTCCCCGTCCCCGTGCTGGAGATGCTTCGCGCATCGCCCACGCTGCTCGGCAGCGACGCGGCCACCACCTTTGCCAAGCTTACGCGAGCCGGCAAGGGCGAGAGGGTCGTCGCGGCGATCGAGCAACTTGCTAGGGGGGAGGTCGATCAGAAGCGGGCTGTCGCGTTGGCGGAAGCTGGCTCATCCCCGCAGCCGGCCGCGCGTCCCATCGCCGAGATCGTGAAGATCAAGGCCGGACGTAGCAACTATTGCCAAATCCGGAGAACCGCCAAAGTCGTGCGACTGGACTTTCAATCGGAGGCCGAGGCTCAGGCAGTGATGAAGGTCGTCCAAGAAGTTTTAGAGCGACGGACCCAAACGTCCAGCTTCGGCGCCGAAGGCACCGGTCACGCTGAAGCGGAAAAATAAATCCTTTAAATTCAACGGCTTCAAAGTTTGAAGTCATTGGTATCGCCCAGGAGATTATCTTGAACCCATCGATCTGAGCGGGTAAAACCCAAAAACAAAAGCCCTCGGCGGCAAACCGAAGGCTTTTGAGAAAACAGGGCTTGCTGCCCTTCCTTGCGCTACAACTCCCCGACGGCAAATCGGGAACATCCTACAGACAGACCTGAGTGTAGCGCATCGAAGCCGACAGTCAAGCAATAGAAAATCCATTTCCATATGGATGACGCTGCTATGGTTATCGCGCGACACTGCGTTGCTGGCGTGGGGTCTTTGCACGCCTTCGAAAAAGACATCCCACTTGAGTCTGACAACACCAATCTGCCCTGGGTGATCCTGCGCGCCGTGCACCGCGCCAGTCGACTCGACGGGATCCCTGCGCGCGCCCGCGCTGTTCTCGCCGCCCTCGCCCGTACCGTTGACGCCAAAAAGCCCTACGGCGAAATCTACGCGCGTCGTGAACTGCTGAGCCAGCGTGCCATGCAATCCGAGCGGACCTTTTACCGCAGTCTCACCGATCTCGAAGCCGCCGGCCTGATCGAGCGCCCGACCCAACGCCGCTACATCTCGCATGGCCTGTTTGGCCGCGCATATTTACACCTGTCAGCGCGTGCCGCGATCCTTCTGGGTCTCATCGAGTTCGGCGAGGCCAGCGTCCCAGCCGATGAGCCGCAAACTTCCGAGAATGCCGCAGCATCTCCGGCGCCCGCTGACGTTCGGCCCCAAGCGGCCCCACGTTTTCAAGTACGGAATGCCAATGTGGCAGACGGTGCTATATCTAAGGATCTTTCCCCTACCTCTTTGCAAAAGAGACAACCAGGCCAGCTCCCCCGTGATCTCGAGCGTCTGCGCCCCTTGGGTTTTCATGACTATTTGATTTTCAGGCTGATGCGCGAGGCGCGGGAGCAGGGCAAGCGCCTGTCCGAGGTCGTCGAGGCCACTTGGCCTCATCTCGCCAAGGCGGCCCGCCCGATCAACTATCTGCGCAAGCTGCTCGCCTCGCCAGTGGACTTCGGCTTCGCCCTGCGCGCCAAAGCCGCCGAGAAAGCCCGGGCGGAGGTCGTTGCCGCGGAAAAGCGCAGCGCCGAGGCGTTTGTGCGCGGGGCGATGGGGAAAATCTTCGTCGACGCCGCAGGGCTGCGTCAGTACGCGGTCGACGACGGAGGTCGCACGCTGGCCATCACGGACCTCGCCGAAGGGGTCGTGCGCCGCAGCGTGGCGAGCTGGCAGGTCGCGTTCATGCAGTCGGTGACGCAACGCACGCTGCGCCCGGTCACGGCTCGCGAGCTTGCGCAGTTGCGCGACGCCGCAACCGCTCTGCGCGACCGCGAGATCGCCGCGAAGACCGGGGGCGTGTCGCTCGTTCCGAACCAGTGTGCGAGCCGCGAGCCGTCCCGTGCGTGGCCGTTGGCGTTACCCGCACCACCCGCATTACCCACGTCGCCGGGCGCGGTGACGCGGGTGCATGAGGTCCGTCCCGGGCTCGGAAAGCACGACCAGGTCCGCTTGTTGACAAGCACGGCCGCCGAGGCGCTCGCTGCGTTGCGCGCAATGCGCAAGCTGCCCGCACGATCCCCGGTGTAACGGCCGGGTACAACGATGTGCTTAACAATGGTAGCGGCCGCGAACGCGTGCCTGCCGGGCAGAGCACGCGGGCCTTTACCCTGCGGGCGAGACGACAGCATGGTGTGTCATGGCGTCGTTGCGCCCCGGCTGCATGAGCTCGGCGGGGCCGCGAAGGGCTCGACGCCGGTCGAAGCCCCCTGGGAGCTTGGCAACCGACGCGAGGTCCCGGGCCGCCCCACGCAGGGGCTCCGGGCGCGGAACCGGCTCATCGTCCCATCGATCCGCGCGTGAGGTTCCGTCCATCAGCGCAGGAGATGCCTGGGGTAGGGCGGTGGGCATCGCCGGACGAACAGCGCGCCTTCGGCGCGTATCCAAAATCGGTACGAAAACCACATCCCTCGATCCCGCCTTTCCGAACCACCCAGGCTCTCTGCTACAACCTCTCGCAGATTCACCGCAAAGAGCAGGCCTGCCGTAAGCGCCCGGCCGTGCCGGCCACCCGCTAACGGCGCGATAAGCGCGACGTCGCCGGCAAGCCAGCGCCCTCGCGCAACGCGCTCGTGTGCTCGCACCGGCCTAACGCAGGCTCGATAAATGCAAAGGCCCAACCGGTTAACCAACAAGGGGCCGACCTCCTCTCGCAATCCGGCGTCAACGACTTAGGCGCCACCCACGAGCCTGATCCGAATACCGCGGGCGGATTCGCCGACGTGGAGACCGGATTTTTACGTTAAGGGGTTCGTATGTCGACTCATTGCTCCGCACGAAGTCGACGCTGAACAAGCGCCTCAGGCAGGCGCCGATCATCGGGCGCTCGGACAAGCCAGCCGGCACACGATGTCGGGTAACGCTTCCGATGAAGTGGATTAAGGAATGACCAACGCGCCTGGACTGAGACGAGCGGCCGGCGCTGCTAATGACGGGGCAGGAACAAGCGCCTGCCCCGCAGATCCCGGAATCGCCGGTGGCATCGGGTATCGTGGCGGTGCTGCAGTGGCCAAACGGCCGGGCGTGGCGGGGTCGAGCACTTGATGCAGGCCGGTGCGCCCATTGCCCAATGACGCGAAACAGGGCTGAATCGTTGGCCATGCCCAATTGTCCAATCGCGCGTAATGGCGAAAGATCCAATAGGCGATGCTATCCGCGAGTTGTATCAGTCGCGTCGATGTTGAATCGACAAACATGGGGACTTCTGCAAAGTTTCGCAGCTTCCCGGTGGCGTGACCCACGTGTTTGAACGTGTGGTGAAGCGACTGCATTGCCTTTTCTTCCGTCGCGCGCTTCTGGTCGAGAACGAATAAACCTCGTTGGGGGTCACGCTCGCGCTGGTATTTAAGCGCGAGATAATCATCGAACTTCGATGCCAGGACTTCGTAACAGTACGGGAGGATGTCGACGGTATGAAGCATCTGGCTCTGCTCGACGACGGCCGCGAAGACATTCAGTTTT contains these protein-coding regions:
- a CDS encoding IS110 family transposase encodes the protein MKEEPAISGYRNVVGGVDTHKDVHVAAVVDEHDRLLGSECFPTTRHGYKQMLLWMRSFGELARVGVECTGSYGAGLLRYLQLAHVTVLEVTAPDRSDRRKRGKDDTLDACNAAHAAFAGVRTVTPKTRDGMIESLRVLKVCRKTAISARRVALQLIHSTIISAPDELRESLRKMTRMQLIRTLAAWRPDLSDYRSLISANRIALKSLGRRYLELHDEIADLDVMIAALVDELAPDLVSRYSIGYESASQLLLTAGDNSDRLQSEASFAALCGVSPVPASSGKVTRHRLNRGGDRAANSALHIIAIGRLRTDDRTKAYVAKRVSEGHSKLEAIRCLKRYIAREVFYAIRQRYRQIAQTQFTS
- a CDS encoding CopG family ribbon-helix-helix protein; its protein translation is MATSLKIDDSLKGRVHQLATQRRRSPHWIMLEAIQQYVEREEARESFKQEALASWAAYQETGRHLTGQEVRTWLNTWGTEHETTVPECRK
- a CDS encoding type II toxin-antitoxin system RelE/ParE family toxin, giving the protein MPQVIVTEGAAQGLERCRRFLAVKAPDAAKRAGQAIERQFLLLETAPDIGRPFPEMPELRELVIAFGDSGYVAAYRHEAAADAVYILAFRHQKDAGY
- a CDS encoding IS256 family transposase, with the protein product MPRKPKTPPVELPAIPAELLEQFGNGPMTAEAIHAATLALKKALIERALGGELNHHLGYAPGAAKPASVTNQRNGKGAKTVLTEGGPIRIGVPRDRDGSFEPLLIPKHERRFTGFDDKIVAMYARGMTVREIQGFVLEQYGTEVSPEFISSVTDEVMAEVTAWQARPLEPMYPVVFFDALRVKIREDAVVRNKAIYLALGILPDGTRDILGLWIENTEGAKFWMKVFNDLKTRGVGDILIAVTDGLKGMPEALAAVFPATTLQTCIVHLIRNSLDYASWKDRKGLAAAIKPIYTAPSAEAALAELDAFSQGPWGQKFPPVSAAWRNAWDRVIPFFAFPPAVRRVIYTTNAIENINSQLRKIIKTRGHFPTDDAATKLIWLALRNITADWGRAAQDWKTAMNQFAILYEDRFVRPSV
- a CDS encoding ATP-binding protein; the protein is MDPVRNPFSPGAGSQPPELAGRKTIIEDARIAIERVLLDKPGRSQMFLGLRGVGKTVLLNAVEKLATERGHITSMIEAPENKSLGEQLLPRMHQVLRKLSVVANGKAKAHEALRALRSFASAFKLQYGDLSIAVEPEAGVADSGALENDLPELFVRIGAAAKAVGKAWTLLIDEVQYLNERDLAALIVSLHKTNQAGLPVLFFGAGLPQVAALSGEAKSYAERLFLYPEVGALPERDAKDAIRQPVNDEGADIDEDALSEIFLKTKGYPYFLQEWGHQSWNLAGGERITIDDARQAETTTLKRLDEGFFKVRFDRLTPKEREYVIAMAQLGEGPYRSSDVADALGETPQSLGPRRAQIISKGMIYSPSHGDIAFTVPMFNEYLMRNLSSLD
- a CDS encoding ParA family protein — translated: MVLKEPTRRRRRIDLAQLVAIADRAEAALAQLRDDLVEPFPRKVAPMVTGSRLAKICKIDRTRVQYLCTRGNTNGEYPVGHVVGNNRSREFSLADAQQFLRLVGTYMRRPEGVPGVAIAVGNFKGGVGKTTTAVGIAQGLTLRGHRVLLVDLDPQASSTTLMGYVPTAEVTEEMTVMPFVYGDKPDLSESIIPSYWNNLDLLLASPSLFGADYFLPSKQSKHPDFEYWSVLEGAMPALRAQYDVIVFDTPPSLAYLATNCFLSADGIVVPLPPETLDYASSVAFFRQFADLFQSLASERDVKKTFGFIKIFLSKVRKDIPSTNIVSAWIQETYPELLGRTELFESNVVKKAMAEFKTLYDLESRTYEGGAALFNRTVDAFDSMVDEIEEQIEDIWTEALQSQVFRLESE
- a CDS encoding ParB/RepB/Spo0J family partition protein translates to MASKFEERMRAKTSGSVQKAQTTVADRRETPVNRPLATMPAQLGAFRLEAQEYQRKIAALEAELEQATRDGNSGIDIPLNKLHEVPGRRRYMSAQDYRDLRENLRVNELNQPIVVDIRADGEFELVSGHHRSDAYRELERPTIRGVLRKNTIENPTVAAFYANLFQAPLTDFEKYLGFTELQNQFPGITQAQIAERSGKPESTISYLMAFRDLPVPVLEMLRASPTLLGSDAATTFAKLTRAGKGERVVAAIEQLARGEVDQKRAVALAEAGSSPQPAARPIAEIVKIKAGRSNYCQIRRTAKVVRLDFQSEAEAQAVMKVVQEVLERRTQTSSFGAEGTGHAEAEK
- a CDS encoding DUF3800 domain-containing protein produces the protein MYLTYLDESGSPGDLNTPFFVLTGVSVFERQTHWLERELDAIAEPFERRAGRELKLHAAPMKAGKEGWELFSSSERAQAAADVVRVLVNTRPKLNVFAAVVEQSQMLHTVDILPYCYEVLASKFDDYLALKYQRERDPQRGLFVLDQKRATEEKAMQSLHHTFKHVGHATGKLRNFAEVPMFVDSTSTRLIQLADSIAYWIFRHYARLDNWAWPTIQPCFASLGNGRTGLHQVLDPATPGRLATAAPPRYPMPPAIPGSAGQALVPAPSLAAPAARLSPGALVIP